From Gordonia crocea, the proteins below share one genomic window:
- a CDS encoding response regulator transcription factor has translation MRILVVDDDRAVRESLRRSLTFNGYAVETAGDGLEALEKVVAQRPDVLLLDVMMPRMDGLEVCRRLRSAGDDLPILVLTARDSVSERVAGLDAGADDYLAKPFALEELLARLRALLRRATPDEEDSEALEFEDLRLDPVTRDVTRGERAISLTRTEFALLEMLMANPRRVLSRSRILEEVWGYDFPTSGNALEVYVGYLRRKTEADGEARLIHTVRGVGYVLRETPP, from the coding sequence ATGCGGATTCTGGTGGTGGACGACGACCGTGCGGTGCGCGAGTCGTTGCGCAGGTCGCTGACCTTCAACGGCTACGCCGTGGAAACCGCGGGCGACGGCCTGGAGGCCTTGGAAAAGGTGGTCGCGCAGCGGCCCGACGTCCTGCTCCTCGACGTCATGATGCCCCGGATGGACGGTCTGGAGGTCTGTCGGCGCCTGCGGTCGGCCGGCGACGACCTGCCGATCCTCGTCCTCACCGCGCGGGACTCGGTCTCCGAGCGGGTCGCCGGCCTCGACGCCGGTGCCGACGACTACCTGGCCAAGCCGTTTGCGCTCGAAGAACTCCTGGCGCGGTTGCGGGCGCTGTTGCGCCGGGCGACCCCCGACGAGGAGGATTCCGAGGCGCTGGAGTTCGAAGACCTGCGCCTGGACCCGGTGACCCGCGACGTCACCCGCGGTGAGCGTGCGATCAGCCTCACCCGGACCGAGTTCGCGCTGCTCGAGATGTTGATGGCCAACCCGCGGCGCGTGCTTTCCCGCAGCCGGATCCTCGAGGAGGTGTGGGGCTACGACTTTCCCACCTCGGGCAACGCCCTCGAGGTGTACGTCGGCTACCTGCGTCGCAAGACCGAGGCCGACGGCGAGGCTCGGCTCATCCACACCGTGCGCGGGGTGGGATACGTGCTGCGGGAGACACCGCCCTGA
- a CDS encoding HAMP domain-containing sensor histidine kinase: MREPFALTRSASLTTRVALLSATVVAVSVSLMAAAAYFVVYRAMYNEVDRQLESRADGMLALSRTGALRGDPQRVVSGAVFSTNISVALIRPDGQTFLVGSVPFEAPERQIVRGTAGPGQHPQSLRTIGDQRVLARKLDRGYSIIMSQSLLHTERVLKRLAWVLLVVGGGGVALAALAGTTVARTGLRPVARLTRAAERVARTEVLDPIPVTGNDELARLTESFNTMLAALASSREKQARLVADAGHELKTPLTSLRTNVELLIASAEPGAPAVPLADMIELRSDIVAQIEELSTLVGDLVDLSREEAPLVVHEEIDMLDIIDRSLERVRRRRNDVEFDVEGDSWYVFGESAGLSRAVLNVLDNAAKWSPGGHRVTVRLRQTGVSVAVLTVADAGPGIPAEDRELVFERFYRAPTARSMPGSGLGLAIVRQVVERIGGTVTAGQSDMGGALIIMTLPGHPIPVEPTPVVVRQ, translated from the coding sequence ATGCGGGAGCCGTTCGCGCTGACCCGCTCGGCGTCGTTGACCACCCGCGTCGCCCTGTTGTCGGCCACCGTCGTCGCGGTCTCGGTCTCGCTGATGGCCGCGGCCGCCTATTTCGTCGTCTACCGGGCGATGTACAACGAGGTCGACCGGCAGCTGGAGAGCCGCGCGGACGGCATGCTGGCTCTGTCGCGCACCGGCGCGTTGCGCGGCGACCCGCAGCGGGTGGTGTCCGGCGCGGTGTTCTCGACGAATATCTCGGTGGCCCTGATCCGGCCCGACGGCCAGACCTTCCTCGTCGGGTCGGTGCCGTTCGAGGCACCCGAACGGCAGATCGTGCGCGGTACCGCCGGTCCGGGCCAGCACCCCCAGAGCCTGCGGACGATCGGTGACCAGCGGGTCCTGGCCCGCAAACTCGACCGCGGATACAGCATCATCATGTCGCAGAGCCTGCTGCACACCGAGCGTGTCCTCAAACGACTCGCCTGGGTGCTCCTCGTCGTCGGCGGTGGCGGCGTGGCGCTGGCGGCCCTGGCCGGGACGACGGTGGCGCGCACGGGGCTGCGCCCGGTGGCACGACTGACCAGGGCGGCCGAACGCGTGGCCCGAACGGAGGTCCTCGACCCGATCCCGGTCACCGGCAACGACGAGCTCGCCCGGCTGACCGAATCGTTCAACACGATGCTTGCGGCGCTGGCGAGTTCGAGAGAGAAGCAGGCGCGACTCGTCGCCGACGCGGGACACGAACTCAAGACCCCGTTGACGTCGTTGCGCACCAACGTCGAACTCCTCATCGCCTCGGCCGAGCCCGGTGCCCCGGCGGTGCCGCTGGCCGACATGATCGAGCTCCGCAGCGACATCGTCGCGCAGATCGAAGAGTTGTCGACGCTGGTGGGCGACCTGGTCGACCTGTCGCGGGAAGAGGCGCCGCTGGTCGTGCACGAAGAGATCGACATGCTCGACATCATCGACCGCAGCCTCGAACGCGTCCGGCGGCGCCGTAACGACGTCGAATTCGACGTGGAGGGCGACAGTTGGTACGTGTTCGGCGAATCGGCCGGCCTCTCGCGTGCGGTGCTCAACGTCCTGGACAACGCGGCGAAATGGTCGCCGGGAGGGCACCGCGTCACCGTCCGCCTGCGCCAGACCGGGGTGAGCGTTGCAGTGCTGACCGTCGCCGACGCGGGGCCGGGTATTCCCGCCGAGGACCGGGAACTGGTCTTCGAGCGGTTCTACCGGGCGCCGACGGCGCGGTCGATGCCCGGCTCCGGGTTGGGGTTGGCGATCGTGCGCCAGGTCGTCGAGCGGATCGGCGGCACGGTGACCGCGGGCCAGTCGGACATGGGCGGCGCGTTGATCATCATGACCCTTCCGGGTCATCCAATACCGGTGGAACCCACGCCGGTGGTCGTTCGTCAGTAA
- a CDS encoding S1C family serine protease, whose product MTQPPNDNSPWQMPRTPDDESVSGQVPGRPPTSPFAVPGDQPTAATTQPSTSPYATYGAVPTTPYADAPAAPGPVGGPGGEHNITPTAKPNRGVGKKTAVVTGAIALALASGGIGGVVGANLDNGDAQPPSVGGDRHGDGQPKDSVPAPAGSVQDVAARVLPSVVSIAVRLGNQEGEGSGVVLDADGTIMTNNHVVTAASSKTANARPTITVIFHDGTRAPAELRGADPISDIAVIQVRNQSGLKPITVGSSKNLAVGQDVIAIGSPLGLAGTVTTGIISALNRPVSTSRIGDNTAVIDAIQTDAAINPGNSGGPLVNARGALIGINTAIATVGGRDANGNARASGSIGLGFAIPIDQAMRIANQLRKSGKAEHPSLGVSVGPASATDPTQSGARVTKVVPGGAAAAANIPDGAVIHKFGGRVITGADDLVAAVRSFAPGDTVEVQYTKNGRPVTTTVKLKTLTN is encoded by the coding sequence GTGACGCAACCCCCCAACGACAACTCGCCGTGGCAGATGCCGCGCACTCCCGACGACGAGTCGGTGAGCGGCCAGGTCCCCGGCCGCCCGCCGACGTCGCCCTTCGCCGTGCCCGGTGACCAACCCACGGCCGCAACGACACAACCGTCGACGTCCCCGTACGCGACGTACGGCGCGGTCCCGACGACCCCCTATGCCGACGCGCCGGCCGCGCCCGGCCCGGTGGGCGGGCCCGGCGGGGAACACAACATCACCCCGACCGCCAAGCCCAACCGGGGCGTGGGGAAGAAGACGGCCGTGGTGACCGGGGCGATCGCCTTGGCGCTGGCATCCGGCGGCATCGGCGGAGTCGTCGGCGCGAACCTCGACAACGGCGATGCCCAACCGCCGTCGGTCGGTGGCGACCGCCACGGCGACGGTCAGCCCAAAGACTCGGTCCCGGCTCCCGCGGGCAGCGTCCAGGACGTCGCGGCACGGGTCCTGCCGTCGGTGGTGTCGATCGCGGTCCGCCTGGGCAACCAGGAAGGCGAAGGATCGGGTGTGGTCCTCGACGCCGACGGCACGATCATGACCAACAACCACGTGGTCACCGCCGCCAGCTCCAAGACGGCCAACGCCCGGCCCACCATCACCGTGATCTTCCACGACGGAACCCGGGCCCCTGCGGAGTTGCGCGGGGCGGACCCGATTTCCGACATCGCCGTCATCCAGGTCCGCAACCAGAGCGGCCTCAAGCCGATCACCGTGGGCTCGTCGAAGAACCTGGCGGTCGGCCAGGACGTCATCGCCATCGGTTCGCCGCTCGGCTTGGCCGGAACGGTGACGACGGGGATCATCTCGGCGCTCAACCGCCCGGTGTCGACGTCGCGCATCGGGGACAACACCGCCGTGATCGATGCCATCCAGACCGACGCCGCGATCAACCCGGGCAACTCGGGCGGTCCGCTGGTGAACGCGCGCGGCGCATTGATCGGCATCAACACCGCGATCGCGACGGTCGGCGGGCGCGACGCCAACGGCAACGCGCGCGCATCGGGCAGCATCGGTCTCGGTTTCGCCATCCCGATCGACCAGGCGATGCGCATCGCCAACCAGCTGCGCAAGAGCGGTAAGGCGGAGCATCCGAGTCTGGGCGTCTCGGTCGGCCCGGCGTCGGCGACCGATCCCACCCAGTCCGGTGCGCGGGTCACCAAGGTCGTGCCCGGTGGTGCGGCCGCCGCGGCCAACATTCCCGACGGGGCGGTGATCCACAAGTTCGGCGGCCGCGTGATCACCGGCGCCGACGACTTGGTGGCGGCAGTGCGGTCATTCGCGCCGGGGGATACCGTCGAGGTGCAGTACACGAAGAACGGCCGCCCGGTGACGACGACCGTGAAACTCAAGACCCTGACGAACTGA
- a CDS encoding MogA/MoaB family molybdenum cofactor biosynthesis protein — MATSAFDETTRDDSVADAAARELSATDGEDRAELLARALVVVVADDHSDSGGLGALVGELLAEADFHVDATVVVSGDEVEIRNALNTAVIGGVDVVISVGGVGVRARDVAPEATEPLLDRRLPGIEEAVRSSGLAAGATDAGLSRGLAGISGQTLVVNLADSRAAVRDGMATITMLAHHVIADISEF, encoded by the coding sequence ATGGCCACCTCGGCGTTCGATGAAACCACCCGCGACGACTCGGTGGCCGACGCGGCCGCCCGAGAGCTGTCGGCGACGGACGGCGAGGACCGGGCCGAGTTGCTGGCCCGCGCACTCGTGGTCGTGGTCGCCGATGATCACTCGGACTCCGGCGGTTTGGGTGCGCTGGTCGGAGAACTGTTGGCCGAAGCCGACTTTCACGTCGATGCCACCGTCGTCGTGTCCGGCGACGAGGTGGAGATCCGCAACGCACTCAACACCGCGGTGATCGGTGGTGTCGACGTGGTCATCTCCGTCGGCGGTGTCGGGGTGCGGGCCCGCGACGTCGCCCCCGAGGCCACCGAGCCGCTGCTGGACCGACGGCTGCCGGGTATTGAAGAGGCGGTCCGCTCGTCGGGGTTGGCCGCCGGGGCCACCGACGCCGGGTTGTCGCGCGGCCTGGCCGGGATCTCCGGCCAGACGTTGGTGGTCAATCTGGCCGATTCCCGTGCCGCGGTGCGCGACGGGATGGCGACCATCACGATGCTCGCCCATCACGTGATCGCCGACATCAGTGAATTCTGA
- a CDS encoding MspA family porin, whose product MRTTFTSLRRQAVGAAVVATVAAVGLSGLGAGGAHALRLPDGGKKSTGIDGQVVTLKRTSEYAHTQPSPANNGMVRSARVSGIYTARINRGGGNVQVGYLVGCQVNVGGLDMGISGGLYGSPGSGGLPVPLPLLGGNLSFPLAPGQIQVVQALDKNFYKKVVSIQLSGVEIAVQGCAGFAQARSFIKVLAADNYSTDRGTVGGDSGAIQTTLYGKPFSLG is encoded by the coding sequence ATGAGGACGACCTTTACGTCGTTGCGCCGACAGGCAGTCGGTGCCGCTGTCGTCGCCACCGTTGCCGCGGTCGGGCTGTCCGGCTTGGGTGCGGGCGGGGCGCATGCCCTTCGGTTGCCGGACGGCGGCAAGAAGTCGACCGGGATCGACGGGCAGGTCGTCACCCTCAAGCGCACCTCGGAATATGCCCACACCCAACCGAGCCCGGCCAACAACGGCATGGTGCGTTCCGCTCGTGTGTCGGGCATCTACACCGCCCGAATCAACCGCGGCGGCGGCAACGTGCAGGTCGGTTACCTCGTCGGCTGCCAGGTCAACGTCGGCGGGCTGGACATGGGTATCTCCGGTGGGCTGTACGGGTCGCCGGGTTCTGGCGGTCTGCCGGTGCCGCTACCCCTGCTCGGCGGCAACCTGTCCTTCCCGCTGGCTCCCGGCCAGATCCAGGTGGTGCAGGCGCTGGACAAGAACTTCTACAAGAAGGTCGTGAGCATCCAACTCTCCGGCGTCGAGATCGCCGTGCAGGGCTGCGCCGGGTTCGCCCAGGCCCGCTCCTTCATCAAGGTCCTCGCCGCGGATAACTACAGCACCGACCGCGGCACGGTCGGCGGCGACAGCGGCGCGATCCAGACCACCCTCTACGGCAAGCCGTTCAGCCTCGGCTGA
- a CDS encoding MspA family porin produces the protein MTVPTQTSAVRRVAVLVAAAAVAITGAAATAPSADAKRLPGGKVARKLVDGTTVKATLYDEAVRYHPGNVANIQTSREVWVSGKIVANVGGGAQGGTIYGGYVVGCQVNIAGMSSGNSSGLDSTGMAYNQTAPAGVANTGTTLHLGPGQAGWVPIIQTTSGVYTNYRDYNVNRFTFRGNRGGVAFSQEAFRLNGCGGYASARARFTIEVETETVRSQVVVWGKPFSLG, from the coding sequence ATGACCGTGCCCACCCAGACCTCCGCGGTTCGCCGCGTCGCAGTGCTCGTCGCCGCGGCGGCGGTGGCGATCACCGGTGCGGCGGCCACCGCGCCCAGCGCCGACGCCAAGCGGCTACCGGGCGGCAAGGTCGCCCGCAAACTCGTCGACGGCACCACCGTGAAAGCCACCCTCTACGACGAGGCGGTGCGCTACCACCCCGGCAACGTCGCCAACATCCAGACCAGTCGCGAGGTTTGGGTCTCGGGCAAGATCGTCGCGAACGTCGGCGGCGGGGCTCAGGGGGGCACCATCTATGGCGGTTATGTCGTGGGCTGCCAGGTCAACATCGCCGGCATGAGCAGCGGCAACTCGAGCGGCCTGGATTCCACCGGTATGGCCTACAACCAGACTGCTCCGGCCGGTGTTGCCAACACCGGTACGACCCTGCACCTCGGCCCCGGCCAGGCGGGCTGGGTGCCCATCATCCAGACCACGTCGGGTGTGTACACCAACTACCGCGACTACAACGTCAACCGGTTCACCTTCCGCGGCAACCGCGGCGGAGTCGCGTTCAGCCAGGAGGCCTTCCGGCTCAACGGGTGCGGCGGTTACGCCTCGGCGCGTGCGCGTTTCACCATCGAGGTGGAGACCGAGACGGTGCGCTCGCAGGTCGTGGTCTGGGGCAAGCCCTTCAGCCTCGGATAG
- a CDS encoding ABC transporter ATP-binding protein — MARNRMFFSLGRANSARRTDEEYDWSDGTEFDGLDLDEADAGEGDWDVERWQQRDGEPLPDAMLVPPASPLHVLAAIKRFRPYMHGLYGRLVLGIILQLVDLLANVVTIALFAYIVDNVLVTGDLHALVKPMLAWVGVTALGALSSYFGDVITGVVAERMVTRVRDDLYERTQQLAPHVRRKYPSGDLIARHSGDVESTEHLVSSAVVDASLAIISVIVYATAALLAQWELALIAFALAPVLALVSRWFGIVLKRVSRRERIANGKISAMVAEGVDNSLAIQADNQGPADRRRVRAQSLEWMRARITEIKAGELYSQAVGLVELLVMLGVLVIGAWMISTDRTTLGGLIALTGYLGQLYPQIQALGGLAVSITTATASGERVAQVLDEPIAIADDDIDTDPTSPLPVPEPLPVHTTGGVPVVFDQVDFTYPDSGTRVFDDFSLDIGAGEFVSLMGPSGTGKTTVTHLLLRFYDPDSGQVRIDGTDLSTQRLQDVRSHITLLPQRIAMYRGTIADNITFSCPEASREEIIAAAKAADAHDFIVSLPDGYDTQLRDAGANLSGGQRQRIALARAFLRDTPVLILDEPTTGLDAATTERVLEPMLRLARSRTTILITHDAELAAQASRVVEMVPTTGGVR, encoded by the coding sequence ATGGCTCGCAATCGCATGTTCTTCTCGCTCGGGCGCGCTAACTCCGCGCGCAGGACCGACGAGGAGTACGACTGGTCCGACGGCACCGAGTTCGACGGTCTCGACCTCGACGAGGCGGATGCCGGGGAGGGCGATTGGGATGTCGAGCGGTGGCAGCAGCGCGACGGCGAGCCGCTGCCCGATGCGATGTTGGTGCCGCCCGCCTCGCCGCTGCACGTGTTGGCGGCGATCAAGCGGTTCCGGCCCTACATGCACGGGCTGTACGGCCGACTGGTCCTCGGCATCATCCTGCAGCTGGTCGACCTGCTGGCCAATGTCGTCACCATCGCGTTGTTCGCGTATATCGTCGACAATGTCCTGGTCACCGGCGATCTCCACGCCCTCGTCAAGCCGATGCTGGCCTGGGTCGGAGTCACCGCGCTCGGTGCGCTGTCCTCCTATTTCGGCGACGTGATCACCGGCGTGGTCGCCGAGCGCATGGTCACCCGGGTCCGCGACGACCTCTACGAGCGCACCCAACAACTCGCCCCGCACGTGCGCCGCAAGTACCCGTCGGGTGATCTCATCGCCCGCCACAGTGGCGACGTCGAGTCCACCGAGCACCTGGTGTCCTCGGCCGTCGTCGACGCCAGTCTCGCGATCATCTCGGTGATCGTCTACGCGACCGCGGCGCTCTTGGCGCAGTGGGAGCTGGCATTGATCGCCTTCGCGTTGGCCCCCGTCTTGGCCCTGGTGTCCCGCTGGTTCGGCATCGTGCTCAAACGGGTGTCGCGCCGCGAACGGATCGCCAACGGCAAGATCAGCGCGATGGTCGCCGAGGGTGTCGACAACTCGCTGGCCATCCAGGCCGACAACCAGGGCCCGGCCGACCGGCGCCGGGTCCGGGCCCAGTCGCTGGAGTGGATGCGGGCCCGCATCACCGAGATCAAGGCCGGCGAGCTGTACAGCCAGGCCGTGGGCCTGGTGGAGCTCTTGGTCATGCTCGGAGTCCTGGTGATCGGTGCATGGATGATTTCCACCGATCGGACCACGTTGGGCGGGTTGATTGCGCTGACCGGCTACCTCGGCCAGCTCTACCCGCAGATCCAGGCCCTGGGCGGGTTGGCGGTGTCGATCACGACGGCCACCGCCAGCGGTGAGCGCGTGGCCCAGGTCCTCGACGAACCCATCGCTATCGCCGACGACGACATCGACACCGATCCGACCTCGCCGTTGCCGGTGCCCGAGCCGCTGCCGGTTCACACCACCGGTGGGGTTCCGGTGGTCTTCGACCAGGTCGACTTCACCTATCCGGACTCGGGTACCCGGGTGTTCGACGACTTCTCCCTCGATATCGGGGCCGGCGAGTTCGTCTCGTTGATGGGTCCCAGCGGGACCGGGAAGACCACGGTGACGCACCTGCTGTTGCGTTTCTACGACCCGGATTCGGGACAGGTGCGTATCGATGGCACCGACCTGTCCACCCAACGACTGCAGGATGTGCGCAGCCACATCACGCTGCTGCCGCAGCGGATCGCGATGTACCGGGGCACGATCGCCGACAACATCACGTTCTCCTGCCCGGAGGCCAGCCGCGAGGAAATCATCGCCGCGGCCAAGGCCGCCGACGCACACGACTTCATCGTCAGCCTGCCCGACGGGTATGACACGCAATTACGCGACGCCGGGGCGAATCTCTCTGGTGGGCAGCGCCAGCGGATAGCCTTGGCGCGGGCTTTCCTGCGCGATACGCCGGTGTTGATCCTCGACGAGCCGACAACCGGGTTGGATGCCGCGACCACCGAACGCGTGCTCGAGCCCATGCTACGTCTGGCGCGATCACGCACCACGATCCTGATCACCCACGACGCCGAGCTCGCCGCGCAGGCGTCCCGCGTCGTGGAAATGGTACCGACGACTGGAGGAGTCCGATGA
- the mscL gene encoding large conductance mechanosensitive channel protein MscL translates to MLKGFKEFILRGNVVELATAVIIGAAFTKIVEAFTDKILQPLINSIPGGDPSKAAEGLGFCVGDCRYANPNNANPVEALNYIDLTAVITAAINFLIVAAVVYFLIVLPYNKLSDLFTADKEDEDTEVSLLTEIRNLMDPEAAERAKEAKAEPVVAPYEQELPPPPAPAPLAGGEPLIRPSASNPPSGAIPRWEQTTYQTGAQRPVSGGGYPTGSQPPVSGGGYPPAGSGYQGSTATPPPGYTPGEDYQPPPFPGQGGTDYPGDYPGRHSR, encoded by the coding sequence GTGCTCAAGGGATTCAAAGAATTCATTCTTCGCGGCAATGTCGTCGAATTGGCCACCGCGGTCATCATCGGTGCCGCATTCACCAAGATCGTCGAAGCATTCACCGACAAGATCCTGCAACCGCTGATCAATTCGATCCCCGGCGGCGATCCGTCCAAGGCTGCCGAAGGACTCGGATTCTGTGTGGGTGATTGCCGCTACGCCAATCCGAACAATGCCAATCCGGTCGAGGCCCTCAACTACATCGACCTCACCGCGGTGATCACCGCGGCGATCAACTTCTTGATCGTCGCCGCCGTTGTCTACTTCCTCATCGTGCTGCCCTACAACAAGTTGTCCGATCTGTTCACGGCCGACAAGGAGGACGAGGACACCGAAGTTTCGCTGCTGACCGAGATCCGCAACCTGATGGATCCCGAGGCTGCGGAACGGGCCAAAGAGGCCAAGGCCGAGCCGGTCGTCGCACCGTACGAGCAGGAGCTGCCCCCACCGCCCGCCCCGGCACCCCTTGCCGGCGGTGAACCGCTGATCCGGCCGAGCGCCAGCAACCCGCCGTCGGGTGCGATCCCCCGCTGGGAGCAGACCACCTACCAGACCGGTGCCCAGCGGCCCGTCTCGGGCGGTGGCTACCCGACCGGGTCGCAGCCGCCGGTCTCCGGCGGGGGCTACCCGCCCGCCGGCTCGGGCTACCAGGGCTCGACGGCCACCCCACCGCCGGGATATACCCCGGGCGAGGACTACCAGCCGCCGCCGTTCCCCGGCCAGGGTGGCACCGATTACCCGGGCGACTACCCCGGACGCCACTCTCGCTGA